The following are encoded in a window of Pecten maximus chromosome 17, xPecMax1.1, whole genome shotgun sequence genomic DNA:
- the LOC117315679 gene encoding uncharacterized protein LOC117315679, producing MIPHGGEQVQSVTTKCTAVCGQGIGGRSCAKTLLVNVFPAEQPEKAITVYAVIDDQSNRTLISPELLDQLGVQGEDYCYTISSCTGTAQASGRKADGLVVSSIDGFSSHLLPSTIECDDIPQDRSEAATPEVVLHHSHLKELKDHIPKFRSDCHIGLLIGRDLPEAHQVQRQIVGPRRAPFAQKLSLGWVVIGEVCLGKVHPPSTVKVMKTAIINSRGSIFQPCDFNLYTKESSENDHIFVKTKDDEKVSLSVEDRQFLDVMNEECHKDTEGFWTAPLPFRYPKSRMPNNRPVAWKRAMILDASLKKNPTKREHFVSFMQKVLDSKAAEVAPPTTDEVWYLPIFGVYHPKKPDKIRGVFDSSATYEGISLNGTLLSGPNLTNSLLSILLRFRNDLYAVTADVEQMFYRFLVKKEHRDFLRFLWYRNNDPTEELIEYRMRAHVFGNSPSPAVATYALRKAVEDAEKDVKDLVNQDFYVDDCLLSRPTAQLAADVVKRTQLVLKTNGNIRLHKITSNNPEVMNAFHEEDQCQTLKSLNFDKDALPVQHSLGMSWDLNTDSFKFDIQVNTKPETRRGMLSTLNSIFDPIGFLSPITIHGRILFREIATGTGWDEPIPTEQLEKWNVWTRSLEQLKDISIQRMFVPFSLSTSDGVELHIYSDASEKAIATVAYVVTLHDGIYHTGFAAGKSKIAPVRGHTIPRLELCAAVMAVELAEFLCESLHISLQSVRYYSDSKVVLGYVNNKTRRFYTYVANRVERILRSCRADQWSYVNTRENPADLATRSSTKPEDFANSNWLRGPEQLYKNFAITPREFPLVEPDDDKELRPEVTVASCKTVLEESFIDRLQDLSNWRKLVNVIVLIKRAARRFKGKLTPDSPTESTTHLIKESTAVIIRLIQEHAYHEEVLCLREGKHVPMSSHIRNLDPYLDGSGVLRVGGRLGKSDLPIEETNPIVLPSKHCLTKLLVQHHHKAVYHQGRLITEGSLRNNGYWIVGAKRLITSIISSCVTCRKLRRPLEHQKMSDLPKDRLVPGPPFTSVGVDAFGPWSVVTRKTRGGSANSKRWGMLFTCLTTRAIHVEVTEEMSSSSFINALRRFVAIRGNVKEIRSDCGTNFVGAVNELHIDSVNVGDGPTASYLNDSGIVWKFNAPHSSHMGGVWERMIGVVRRILDSMLMGAAGKSLTHEILVTFMAEVCAIVNSRPVASISHDPKSPEILSPAVLLNQKVNYYDPVTALNFSERDIYKGHWRRVQALSEMFWKKWREGYLQTLQPRRKWQDDQRDLKEGDIVLLRDKSLPRNDWALGIIQTVFKSECDNRVRKAEVRVAKDNRVTVLTRPITEMVLLLEK from the coding sequence ATGATTCCTCATGGCGGGGAGCAAGTTCAAAGTGTAACAACGAAGTGTACTGCAGTATGTGGACAAGGAATCGGTGGCAGATCCTGTGCTAAAACTTTACTGGTAAATGTGTTTCCGGCTGAGCAACCAGAAAAGGCCATTACAGTTTACGCAGTGATAGACGACCAAAGTAATAGGACACTGATTAGTCCAGAGCTTCTTGACCAACTAGGAGTGCAGGGCGAGGATTACTGCTACACTATTTCTTCATGTACCGGAACTGCTCAAGCTTCTGGACGCAAGGCTGACGGATTAGTCGTTAGTTCGATTGATGGATTTTCGAGTCACTTACTACCGAGTACTATAGAATGTGATGATATACCACAAGACAGATCTGAGGCAGCTACTCCAGAGGTTGTTCTACATCATAGCCACTTAAAGGAACTGAAAGACCATATTCCTAAGTTCCGATCGGATTGTCACATAGGGCTTCTGATTGGAAGAGATTTACCCGAGGCACATCAAGTTCAAAGGCAGATAGTAGGACCTAGACGAGCGCCATTTGCACAGAAGTTGAGCTTAGGATGGGTAGTTATAGGGGAAGTTTGCTTAGGCAAAGTGCACCCTCCTAGTACTGTCAAGGTAATGAAAACTGCTATAATCAACAGTAGGGGTTCTATATTCCAACCGTGTGACTTCAACCTGTATACTAAAGAGAGTTCGGAGAACGACCACATCTTTGTTAAAACGAAGGATGATGAGAAGGTCAGTCTGTCTGTTGAAGATCGTCAGTTCCTTGATGTAATGAATGAAGAGTGCCATAAAGATACAGAAGGATTTTGGACAGCACCTTTACCTTTTCGATACCCAAAGTCTAGAATGCCCAACAACAGACCTGTTGCATGGAAGAGAGCTATGATCCTGGATGCGTCTCTTAAGAAGAACCCTACAAAGCGAGAGCATTTTGTATCCTTCATGCAAAAGGTCCTTGACTCTAAAGCAGCAGAGGTAGCCCCACCTACAACTGACGAGGTATGGTACTTGCCCATATTCGGGGTGTATCATCCGAAGAAGCCCGATAAGATCAGGGGAGTATTCGATTCGTCTGCGACTTACGAAGGCATTTCTCTTAATGGAACTCTCCTGTCTGGACCTAACCTTACCAATAGTTTACTGTCAATTCTCCTTCGCTTTAGAAACGATTTGTATGCAGTGACTGCCGATGTGGAACAAATGTTTTACAGGTTTCTCGTGAAGAAAGAACACAGAGATTTCCTGCGTTTCCTATGGTACAGGAACAATGATCCTACTGAGGAACTAATAGAATATCGAATGCGAGCGCATGTATTCGGTAATAGCCCGTCACCAGCTGTTGCCACCTACGCCCTACGTAAAGCGGTTGAGGATGCCGAGAAAGATGTCAAGGATCTAGTTAACCAGGATTTTTATGTCGACGACTGTCTGCTATCTCGTCCTACCGCACAACTAGCAGCTGATGTCGTGAAACGTACCCAGTTGGTGTTGAAGACTAACGGAAACATTCGTTTGCATAAAATAACCTCAAACAACCCTGAGGTGATGAACGCCTTTCATGAAGAAGATCAGTGTCAAACATTGAAATCTTTGAACTTTGACAAGGATGCACTGCCGGTACAGCACAGTTTGGGCATGTCCTGGGACCTAAACACAGACTCTTTCAAGTTCGATATCCAGGTCAATACTAAACCGGAAACCCGTCGGGGCATGCTCTCCACTTTAAACAGCATATTTGACCCGATCGGTTTCCTATCACCAATCACAATCCATGGTCGTATTCTCTTCAGGGAGATTGCTACTGGTACCGGATGGGATGAACCTATACCTACAGAGCAACTGGAAAAGTGGAATGTTTGGACAAGGTCTCTGGAACAACTGAAGGACATCTCCATTCAACGAATGTTCGTTCCTTTTTCCCTCAGCACATCGGACGGGGTAGAACTACATATCTACTCCGACGCCTCGGAGAAGGCGATTGCGACGGTGGCATATGTGGTTACTTTACACGATGGAATATACCATACTGGTTTTGCGGCAGGAAAGTCAAAGATAGCCCCAGTTAGAGGACACACTATACCTAGACTTGAGCTGTGCGCAGCCGTCATGGCAGTTGAACTTGCTGAATTTCTTTGCGAATCTCTCCATATATCTCTACAATCCGTGAGGTACTACAGTGACAGTAAGGTCGTTTTAGGGTATGTTAATAACAAGACACGCAGGTTCTACACATATGTTGCTAATCGCGTGGAAAGGATTTTGCGCAGCTGTCGAGCAGATCAGTGGTCATACGTCAATACTAGAGAAAATCCAGCTGATCTTGCTACTCGTTCTTCCACCAAGCCAGAGGATTTTGCAAACAGCAACTGGCTGCGAGGTCCTGAACAACTCTATAAAAACTTTGCTATAACACCAAGGGAGTTTCCATTAGTAGAGCCAGATGATGACAAGGAGCTGCGACCGGAAGTCACAGTAGCTTCCTGTAAAACTGTTTTAGAAGAAAGCTTCATTGACCGCTTACAAGATTTGTCTAACTGGCGCAAACTAGTGAATGTCATAGTCCTGATTAAGAGAGCTGCTCGTCGCTTCAAGGGAAAACTTACCCCGGACTCTCCGACTGAGAGCACAACACATCTAATCAAGGAATCTACTGCTGTTATCATTAGACTTATTCAAGAGCATGCTTACCATGAAGAAGTTTTGTGTCTAAGGGAAGGAAAACATGTGCCCATGTCAAGTCACATCAGGAATTTGGACCCTTATCTGGATGGTTCTGGTGTCTTGCGTGTAGGGGGACGTCTAGGAAAGAGCGATCTTCCTATCGAGGAAACTAATCCCATAGTTTTACCTAGTAAACATTGTCTGACAAAGCTTTTAGTCCAGCATCATCATAAAGCAGTATATCATCAAGGACGGCTTATCACGGAAGGTTCATTAAGAAACAATGGTTACTGGATAGTAGGTGCTAAAAGGTTGATCACCAGTATCATTAGTAGCTGTGTTACGTGCCGGAAACTTCGAAGGCCCCTGGAACATCAAAAGATGTCTGATCTCCCTAAGGATCGACTTGTTCCAGGGCCTCCGTTCACCTCCGTAGGTGTTGATGCCTTCGGACCTTGGTCCGTAGTGACTAGGAAGACGCGAGGTGGATCAGCAAACTCGAAGCGGTGGGGAATGCTGTTCACGTGTCTGACGACACGTGCCATACACGTGGAGGTAACAGAAGAAATGTCTAGCTCATCATTCATCAACGCTCTGCGACGGTTTGTTGCTATCAGAGGCAACGTGAAAGAAATACGTTCAGACTGTGGGACAAACTTTGTTGGAGCTGTGAACGAGTTACACATTGACAGCGTTAATGTTGGAGATGGACCTACTGCCTCTTATCTCAATGATTCTGGCATCGTGTGGAAATTCAACGCTCCACATTCCTCCCACATGGGTGGAGTGTGGGAGCGAATGATTGGGGTAGTTAGGAGAATACTTGATTCTATGTTAATGGGTGCTGCAGGCAAAAGTCTAACGCATGAGATTTTGGTGACATTCATGGCTGAGGTGTGCGCCATTGTCAACTCTCGACCAGTTGCCTCCATTTCGCATGATCCAAAATCCCCGGAAATCTTAAGCCCAGCTGTTCTTCTGAATCAGAAAGTGAATTACTATGACCCAGTTACAGCATTGAATTTCTCCGAAAGAGACATCTATAAGGGTCATTGGCGCAGAGTCCAGGCCCTCTCTGAAATGTTCTGGAAGAAATGGCGCGAAGGTTACCTTCAAACCCTACAGCCACGTAGGAAGTGGCAGGATGATCAACGAGACCTCAAGGAAGGAGATATTGTGCTTCTCAGAGATAAATCACTACCGCGCAACGATTGGGCGTTAGGAATCATTCAAACTGTGTTTAAAAGTGAATGTGATAATAGGGTTCGCAAAGCTGAAGTTCGCGTCGCAAAGGACAACAGAGTGACTGTGTTAACGCGTCCGATAACAGAAATGGTTCTTCTTCTTGAAAAGTAG